The stretch of DNA TTGTTGACTCCAGGCCAGACAGACTGAATTTTCTTCATAATGATGTTATTCCTATGGCTCCTCTTCCAGAAATAcctgacaaagaaagaaataagtaCAGCTGTCACGTACAACATTTGTCTTGTCAAAATAAGAGCTCTGACAAATAAAGTCGCTTGTTTCTGAAAACGTTCAagtgactgaataaaaatgcataaaactcTGACCCATCTTTGAAGAAGTAAAGATCCCCTTTAATGGAGGTTGCAGCATCAAAGCTCAGCTTTGTGTCACACTTGTTTGGAGGAAGTTCAGGCTCTGATTGACCAGGGGACTTTGCTCTGACTCCTTTAggagacaaaagagagaaatgggGGGCTCAGCTGGAGAGTTTGTCACTGATGTCTGATGGCTTAAGGAAAGAAAGAGTTGgcacagctgtttgttttcctcaagGGGGCGTAATAGCGCCGCCCGAGGGCTCCAGCACAGACTTGCAGGCAAGAATGTGATCCAGCTGATCAATGATGCTTTTTGCTTTCCTGACCACCTTCCACCTTCCACACTGAGGGCAAGTCACACACACTTCTTGGAGCACACTTTGCTTTTGTGatctttgctctgtttctgaAATACAAACTAGCAACCTGTGGAGTACTTAACCTCTCACCATAGAGAGCTTGTATTCCCTTTCGGTCATCATCTGGTAGCATGTACCCCTCTGTGTTCACATACTTGTAGGTGGGATGCATCAGAGCTGTCTCATCCTCTGAGTGGGCTAATCCCAGAGCATGGCCAAACTCATGAGCGGCCACCAAGAACAGGTTGGTTCCTGTATATAAATAGTAATATAGTTAGTGCAGGTACATGACCAGCTACAGTGTTACATCCACAATGCTTATTACAGTATGTTTACCTGCTGAAGTTAGAGTCcagtcttcatcatcatcaaaatgGGTATCACCTCCGATGCCTTCCCCGGGAGAGAATGCATGTGCCAAGACACCATATTTCCCATCAAATGGAGCAAAATCTCCATGGTCTGGTTTGTAGAGCAGAAGATAAAGTTAGCACAAAACCATACATTTCAAAGGCCCTGAAGGGAAAACATTACCTCCAGCCTTGAATTTGATTATAATATCAGCAGCATCGCTGTCAATCTGCTTGAAATCGATAGGAGCTACATCACTGTAGAGTTTCAGAGCTTTGGCTATGGTGGCATCCACATCACTTCGACCCAAGTCTGGTGTGTAGTCAGTTATCCTGTTAGAGTGAAAATAGTTTGCTCTATGCTTGGATGAACTGCATACAGGAACTCAATGACTTTTGTTAGATGTTCTTGTACTGATTCTTGTACCTGTATGTGACCACAGTCTTGTTCCACTTTGGTCGGCCCTCAAAGAGGCCATATCTGTTGATATCTATGAATCCACAGCGGGGGCGAGACATCACTTCCAGTGTCCTAGAGTCCGCCTGCCCCGTCACCTCCAGTCCAAAAAACGTCTGCATTTTTCTGAGATTGCTTTCAAAGGAGACTTGAGAGCTGCGCTGCATAGCTCTGGATGTGCTGACAACTGTATCCGGGTAAAATTGAGACAAATAGTTCTGGAAAAAGAAGGCAAAAATAAGCGGAACCCCACATATCAATTAAACTGCATATAGGATTAATTTGACTGATCCTGAATTTAGCTTTAGCAGTAGCCAGGTTAAGTCTAAATTCTCAGAATATGAATCTGGAAATTCAGAATATGAATCTGGTAATAGGCCATTCAGAGCCATTGCGGGCCGTGTTTCAGCCTATACAGAGAAAAAAGGCATGCAACTACAagtccttcaaccaatcagagcaatttagttgtaaacaaatttAACTCCACGGTGCTTAAATGATGATGTGTATCACTATGCTGGTACTCTTCCCACCATAAAACCTGcacaaatgatttgattggcccggcAGATCAGTCATCAGTTTTCAGTGGtttgactccagaccaacttcaCAACATAAATGTTGTGGGcggtggaggagaggatggcTTTTTAGGCTCATTTAGCTTTAGAAAAGAATAACATTACTTTGCAATTATAATGCAATGTATGTGCAGTAGAAATCATCAATATTACCGTGAAATCAAACACAGTACACATGATATTTGCATACTCACATTCATCAATTGTCTGTTTCcatcattaaaaacataataaaataaatcgtaTTACAACTTAACGTGTGGAAAGGGAAATCGTCATGTCAGTTGGTTTTGTTGCGTAAAAaactgtgctgttgttgtatttcCGCCAAATCAGATGCCCAAGAGCAAGATGTGTTGCCTCATGAATTCTTACACTGCAGAATTCCAAGTTGCTTGTTCTCACCATAACCACAGATTACCACACTGATATCATTCACTTTCAGAATAATAGCATTCTAACATATTTCATATGCTTCCTCTGACTATTACAGAAGCTAGACCATTACAGAAACCAGAGGGTGCAATCACTCAATCAAATGTATTGTCAGTATGCCTGAAAGTAAGTTTTGAGCATGTTTTAGAAGAATATCACCACCATATGCCATATATCATTCTATAGTTGTCTTCACAATGTTCAGGTGTCcttcacactttttttccccatgttaTAAGCcaacattattttaaatccaACTTGTACAGATGCAGGGTACAGTTTACATGAAAGTTGCAAGATTTAAACAAGGTAGACATTGATAACatgaacacactgaaacaatGTTTCAGGAAATACCAAACTAGTTCATTACAACAGTTGGTGTGTtcttatgtttttctttatcactGGGGACACAGTTGGCGATCCAGACATTATTCAAAAATCCAGTGACTCAGAAAAGTCaatgcattttgcattcacatTGATACGCTGAAATGTAATAGATATTGCAGGATATTATTACCCCGTGAATTAACGCAACacagagaaatatttttaacattcGTATTTACCTGGACTTTTAAGAGCTCCTCTTGGCTGGGTGAAGTGGCGGGCAAAGCTCCACATAGTGatacaaccaccaccaccatcacaaTTTTGAAAGCAGCTCCCATGAGTCccttttatttcaaagaagaaggagaaattCACTGTGCTTAAGCTATTCTTTATCTCAGATACTGTTCAGCTGGTCGCAGTGAACAACCGACTCCTGAAACATTCGATCTCAGTATTTTGGATGGAACATGGAAGAGCGGGGAAAGGCTGGGCAACAAGACATTCCTGCAAGTGTCTGAACAGGCCCATTCAGAACAACATGAGAGAAATAATAGCAGTAATGATAAGAAGCGGGGGCTGGTGTGGAGGGGGAGATGATTTGCAGCTGGAGTAGCTTGAACTGGCATGAATATGATATACGGTAGATCAGACACGCCATAAAGGAGCTATCAACAGGAACAGTAATAGTCAACATCAGGTGCTTTCTGTGTGCAGTTTACTCATTGTGGTAATTACACATCACCAAAGTATTTGGTTTCCAGTATTTAGCAGCTGTTGGTGTTGTGACCTAGATATAAATAATCTTatctaatttacattttaatatttataatttagaGATCCGGGGGGCAAGGCAGTTAAAAAGTTAATACTTGTTATTGAAGTTGTACTTTAATATTTGAATTTTGcttatattttatgttaattggATTGAGGTCAGAGTGATGTCACTCAATGATGTCACCGCTGTGTATGCcgtgaaataaaaatggaattagaactgggacaaataaagttgccaaactttaaaaactttcaAAATGCAGTGTGAAGTGTCAACAATCTCAATACACTGGCTAGTAGAATCATGGAACTAGTTAGGAACATgtagaaaggtcaagactccagcagcactcataGTAAATGGAACCACTTTattagacagacacattttGGCTTGTGGCCTTCATCAGAGTCATCAAGAATCACACTGAAAagacaatttaaataatgtctaaagtaaaataaaattgccAATTTATATGGAAACGACCAATCGTCGCCAATGAGACACTTACAAGTTGGATTTAGTCATGTGACAGCAGGCCAACCAATCACATCCACATACATACAGACAGGGAACACAAGTGCGGGTCGGAGATGAATGGTaaagataatatatataaacacaataaaagcaacaaaaatagCATAAACAGACCAcgtaaaatatacaaaagtacaTGTATTCAAAAGACTTAGAAGAATATTGTATTTTAACAGCTCTAAATATTACATTGAATAATGATCTATAATgtttaaaaattattaatttaaacactGTTTAACACTGTAGTACATACATTCTTTTTCTAGAGGAGCATAAATTCAAAATCAACTGCTCTAGAAGTTAGTGCAGCGCAGGAAGTAGCTGTTCCTCAGCACGCGGTGCAGCCTTCCAGTCCTCAGGCTGTACTCAAACATGTAGGGTCCACTGTAGATGTAAGTAAAACCTGCAGGACAGAAGCTCAATATTACTTTTTGGGTTTTCTCGGCTGGAACTGCCTGGTTTTGCAAAACTTATAAATTAATAATGTGAAACTTAGTCCAACTATAGATGAAACAAGACATGCAAAGAAATgaatgagcaaaaacaacatcagCCCACAGTTAATGCCAGTGGGCTGAAAAGTATATTTGATAGGAATGAGAGCACTAAAAGCAAGGCTAGCTTTTTCAACAGGATATCTGCCAAGAAATAGAGCTGACATAATGAACAACTCTTTGTGTGGAATTCTCCCATTAAAGCTGCAATGGTACTACGCAGTTGCAGGAAATCAAGCTGTCCCCTTGTATTCATTGATGGTGAtacataaatacagtacatttaaatgcatggaatattttgacttttgagGGGTAGGACAATTCTT from Mugil cephalus isolate CIBA_MC_2020 chromosome 15, CIBA_Mcephalus_1.1, whole genome shotgun sequence encodes:
- the mmp30 gene encoding matrix metallopeptidase 30 — its product is MGAAFKIVMVVVVVSLCGALPATSPSQEELLKVQNYLSQFYPDTVVSTSRAMQRSSQVSFESNLRKMQTFFGLEVTGQADSRTLEVMSRPRCGFIDINRYGLFEGRPKWNKTVVTYRITDYTPDLGRSDVDATIAKALKLYSDVAPIDFKQIDSDAADIIIKFKAGDHGDFAPFDGKYGVLAHAFSPGEGIGGDTHFDDDEDWTLTSAGTNLFLVAAHEFGHALGLAHSEDETALMHPTYKYVNTEGYMLPDDDRKGIQALYGVRAKSPGQSEPELPPNKCDTKLSFDAATSIKGDLYFFKDGYFWKRSHRNNIIMKKIQSVWPGVNKVDAAYENNRQHIVIFFEGNHYWVVTGNTVLPGYPKPLSDFGLPASVTKVDAAVYLPLTSRTLFFVRNRYWSYNERRGRMDVGYPKLIRRGLPRIAFQVDAAFEKRGYLYFSHGFRQKEYDFRRRRVRRTLLNYEWMDC